The sequence TACTCGATGGGAATTGTCACTGCTTGATCGAGTACACTATCGAATAGTGACTAGATTATGTTTTTCATgtttatttcttcttcttttttggtttGTTGGTGCTAAATCTTTGTATTCTGATATTGCACCAGACACCTTATAGGTAGAAGAGACCGTCGTTAATTTATGTAACCCATGCTATTAATTTATACGTACGAGGTACCGTATTTCGGCAAATTCATTTTGCAAATGTTCAAAGGTGGAACGATAGGGCGTCTTAGTGATCACGAGAGATACGCAAGCGTCAACAATGCTCTCCATCACCTATTATCCCTACAGATTGAGGGAGGGAATATTCCTCACCAAGCATGGTTCGATATCGATGGTCGTATCATCCATTTTACACAGTGGATTATGCACATATCACCACACTTCACTTTGGATTTAGTAAGTTTGATCCTCCCACTGACACCAAATTCCGGCTACTAGTATCTTCACAGCTATCTTGGTCATCATCCCACAAAACTAACTTAGGTTGAAATTCAAAGCAAAACAACTCGGGACGAATCCAGCCACATCAACCACGTCAGTTTCTCTTATCGTTAACATGACTCGTCTTCCATTACCATCATCGGGAAGTATATTTCTTACATCATCCCAAGCCTCTGTACACCAAACATCATCCATTACAATGAAATACCTCCTGTTTTTCAAGTTTTTGAACACTTTCTCCTATCACTCTTACTTgagtctcaaatatttattACTTCAGATATTAGAAAATCAAATTGATGAATGAGTTGATCTGTCAAAGCAATAATCTTTCTATGCCTACATCTAACTCAAGTAAAAAAGTGCACAGTTGAATAATATGATGAAGACAttgaaagcaaaaaaaaattacagagCAAAAAAGAGTGCAAAgcttgtaaaaactaaaaagtaTAATTTGGTGCAAACGTAATGCCCAAACCTAAGTGGGCTCAGCCCCGCACTTACAAAGAATAGCTTTTGGAGCAAATAAAAAGCCCAAACCCAATTGGGCTCGTAATCAATTACTATGGGCCAAAGAAGCCCATACTCAATTCATTAAAATAGTCAAGGGGGAAAGTGAATAGACTTATGCTTATTATTGAGAATTTAAGATCTTCTATTGCAAATTTGTGTGGCATTATCTATTGCATATATAGATGAACGACATGTGGCAATCTTAAGGGTTCAAGATTGCCCAATGTTAGGGTTTATATTTTCCTTAAATAAACCCTAAAATGTCAatcatctataaatttaatagGAGAGATGTCACATTATAATGCAATAGATTATCCGAATTGATTGTTGAGAGGCCTACTTTGCCACAATGACAACTATAACTCTGTAAGTAAAATAATGTAAACAAGAATGTCAATCCACACATACATTCAACTTTGAGAAATACATGATAACACAGTATATAGCATTCAGATTTATTTTAAACTAGCTAGCTTGCAAAAAAGCAGGAGTTTATCAACTATTCATGCTTAAACATTTCACCTTAACTCTCTGCTTCTTTCATAAGTCGAATATCTGATAAGCTAGCTAGCTCCAACGATACTGTGCatctgaaaaagaaaagaaaaagtgacAAGAATCAACTGACATTCTACCAACAGAGAAATGTTCAAAAGAGAGGAAGATGCAATTAGCATACTAATCTTATTTCTATAAAGCATGCCCGCTAAAAATGgtgtcaaatcattcaactttTATAAATTTCTTACCAGACATGAAGGGCAGAGTCAAGTTTGAAAGATCATATCAAAAACGCTTCAAACGAACTTCAAGGGCATCCCGTTTCTCTTTTATCTCTGTCGCCGAGTACAGAAGAGATCGGTTATGATCATCGATCTCAATCAGTTCAAGCGTTGGAATCTTTCCAATATCAACTGCAATCTTAGACAAATACAGACAACGATGAAGCATTAGGCGCTGAAGCCTCGGAAAGTGGCTACTTTCAGTTGTCCAGTTCTGCAGATTAGATTCATCAATATGCAAAAGTCTCAGATCCACAAATCCTCCCTCAATAGTTTTCCAGAGTTCCCCACTGCAAGCATAGTTCTTTAGTTTCAACACTTGAAGAGAAGGCAACCGGCCAAAAACCATCATATATGTCCAAGGAAGCCTCCATCCACTCAATTCCAACTTTTTCAGCGATCtaggaaaataaaatttgggACACAGTTGAAATGAACAATGCGtctccaatttcaatttctccaATCGACTTAGCAAACCAAGACTACCAAAATCAAAGTAGTTTGGACGAAACTTCTCCTCTAACGAGTAGCATATTTCCAACTTTCTAATGTTTCGAAACTTACGCACCATACTAGAACTGAATACAAAGTTTGTTGCCAGAGAAAGTGTTTGGAAGTTTTTTAGAGAAGACTTTGCTGAATCTTTTGGATCGGGTAAAGGAAGAAATGAAAAGGCGATAAGATGCCTTAATTGCTCCAGATTCCAAATTTCGTCAGGCAAGCTAACCTCCgatctataaataattaaagtctgAAGATTATGAAGCTTTGATATAGCTGAAGGAATAATATTGCTAGGAATTTTGGAAGCAAGGTAAGTGAGATGAATCAAATCAAACACTTGACCTAACTCCCAAAATGCATGATCCTTTCTACGTAAAACGTGAAGGACCTGAAGTGACTTAAAATTCTCTATAGAGCCTTTGGGCCTATACCCTCTCTGTGAAATACATATAATAGAACGGGTGCATGAGCTATGCGTAGAGTCTTTAAGATCAAGATCATACCAACTAACACTTACGCGTTGATGATTTTGTAGCACTTGTGGAAGAAAATGCCTTCTCACGATAGGATTAGGAAAGTAATCCATAATAGGTAGAAGGAACTTCTCTTCCCCAGCCTGTCTTGAACAAAAATCCCGAACCACGCTATGAAGCTTGCACCTTTTGATTTTGCCATCACTCTTCTTGCTAGTAACCAAAACTAGACTTTGCTCGACCAGCACCTCCAAAACATCTTCCGCCACCTCTTCCAACGTTTTAGATTCATCTCGACCTTCCAAAAAGCCCTCAGCTACCCAAAGTTTGATGAGTTCTGAGACACGGATCTCATAATCTTCAGGGAAGCCTGCCATATACAAGAAACACTCCCTCAAATGTCGAGGCAAGTGTTTGTAACTCAAAGATAATAATATAGTTTCCAACTGTCCATCATTTGCCCCAATTCGCTTCCACAACTTTGGAGTTCTATCAATCTTGGATAAAAGTCCTGCCACAGTAACAATTGAAAGGGGCAATCCTTCACAACGTTTTACATATTTTTCCCCAATTTCTTGTAGCTCAACAGGACAATCTTGATCTCCGACGACCTTCTTCTGGAACAAATGCCAACTTTGTTGGTCATCCAAGAAACGCAACATATGAATGGGGCTCGCAGAGTTAGCATAAGCAGCTACATTCTTTAGCCTTGTGGTTAATATGATTCGGCTTCCATTATTATCATCAGGTAATAGCCTCTGTATGTGATCCCAAGCTTCCATACCCCAAATGTCGTCCACTACTATGAGATACCTCCTACCTTTTAAGTATTTGTATATTTCAGACTCCTTAACCTTGCATTGTAAATCACTCTCTGCTTGGATTCCCTTTCCTTTCATCGAAGCAAGCAGATTTGAAAGAATAATTTCTACATTGTAATCTTTCGATATTGTGACCCAAGCGTGAAAATCAAAACGATAAGTAATGAATGTATCATCATAAACAATTTTAGCGAGTGTGGACTTACCAATGCCTCCCATTCCCACAATAGGGAGGACTTGCAGCTCGGATGAATAGCTTGTAAGCCATGACATTATCTGCAACCTATCTTCATCAAAACCAACCACAACATCTTTGCTTGTCGGTGAAGATCTTGACGATGAACCAACAGCAGTCCACTTAATTCTCTCCGCTAATCTCCCCAACCGGTTTGAAATGCTGACAGTCAACTCTGTTGCTACAGCTTTGATCAAAACCATCAAAATCTTCACCCTTGAGTGCAGATCTTGATGATGAACCAACAGCTGGAGAATCACTCAGTCGTCCTATGTTCTTAACTGAATCTTCAGCAGTTGACTTAATTCTCTCCGCTAATCTCCCCAACTGGTTTGAAATGCTGTCGGTCAGCTCTGTTGCAACAGCCGGAGAATCATTCAGTCGTCCTACGTTGTCAACTGAGCCTTTAGCAGTCGACATAATTCCATCCGCTAATCTCTCCAACTCGTCCGAAATCTGGAGAAACTGCTCTGAAGCCATTACACTCTCGAGTGCAGATGTTGATGATGAACCAACAGTTGCATAGTCTTCAGCTGACATAATTTCCTCTGCCAATCTCCCCAACACGCCTGAAAAGTGGAGAATCTGCGTTCTCACTGAACCCAGAtcttcatcaaaaccatcaaaatCTGCACTCTTGAGGGCAGATGTTGGTGACGAACCATCAGCGGTAGAATTGTCTATTAAGTCTCGAGCAGTCCACTGAATTCTGTCCGCTAATCTCGCCAAACGATTTGAACTGACAAACAGCTTTGTTGCTAATGTTGGATCTCCATCAAGATCATCAAAATCTTCACTATTGAGTGCAGATCTTGAAGATGAACTAACAGCAGGAGAATCACTCTGTCGTCCTACGTTGTCGGCTCTGCTTTCAGTTTGACATCAAAACCCCTCAAATGATAACTTAAGTTGAAATTATGTACGTCAAAATGGTCTCTTGCAGATCGACAAAATTCTCTCCACTCTCACCAACAAGTATAAAAGGCTGACAATCAGCTCTAttgcagatcttgatgatgAGTCACTCCGCCT comes from Salvia miltiorrhiza cultivar Shanhuang (shh) chromosome 3, IMPLAD_Smil_shh, whole genome shotgun sequence and encodes:
- the LOC131018120 gene encoding putative late blight resistance protein homolog R1B-16, producing MKGKGIQAESDLQCKVKESEIYKYLKGRRYLIVVDDIWGMEAWDHIQRLLPDDNNGSRIILTTRLKNVAAYANSASPIHMLRFLDDQQSWHLFQKKVVGDQDCPVELQEIGEKYVKRCEGLPLSIVTVAGLLSKIDRTPKLWKRIGANDGQLETILLSLSYKHLPRHLRECFLYMAGFPEDYEIRVSELIKLWVAEGFLEGRDESKTLEEVAEDVLEVLVEQSLVLVTSKKSDGKIKRCKLHSVVRDFCSRQAGEEKFLLPIMDYFPNPIVRRHFLPQVLQNHQRVSVSWYDLDLKDSTHSSCTRSIICISQRGYRPKGSIENFKSLQVLHVLRRKDHAFWELGQVFDLIHLTYLASKIPSNIIPSAISKLHNLQTLIIYRSEVSLPDEIWNLEQLRHLIAFSFLPLPDPKDSAKSSLKNFQTLSLATNFVFSSSMVRKFRNIRKLEICYSLEEKFRPNYFDFGSLGLLSRLEKLKLETHCSFQLCPKFYFPRSLKKLELSGWRLPWTYMMVFGRLPSLQVLKLKNYACSGELWKTIEGGFVDLRLLHIDESNLQNWTTESSHFPRLQRLMLHRCLYLSKIAVDIGKIPTLELIEIDDHNRSLLYSATEIKEKRDALEVRLKRF